GAGGACCGGAAAGAGCTCTCCGGCTACATTCAGAAGCAGAAGGATCCGCGGCGCAGCACCCGCATCATGCGGCGCCTGAGCGTGGTGCTTCGCTGGACCGACCTGGAAGGCCAGGCGCGCGAGGAGTCAGCCCAAACCCTGACGCTCAGCCGCTACGGCTGCCTGCTGGTCTGTCAAACACGGTTCCGGCTGGGCGAGGACTTATACATCTGGTGGCCGGAAAAGGAACGCGGTGTGCATGTCCGCATCGTGTACCGGCGTCTGGGCGGCCCCGGCAATGCGACGGAGATGGGAGTGGAATTCCTGGGGGACAACGACTTCTGGGGCGCCCACTTTCCCGGCAAGTGACCCGCCAGGAAACTCCCGCCC
This genomic interval from Terriglobales bacterium contains the following:
- a CDS encoding PilZ domain-containing protein; translation: MSTHIPPWEPWKAPRKHLRVLLRAEVQCVANGITINGWSENISMGGLFVLAGQTLDLGTEVAVRLRFPTGYWLECSGSVARATPGKDMGIQFRELKEEDRKELSGYIQKQKDPRRSTRIMRRLSVVLRWTDLEGQAREESAQTLTLSRYGCLLVCQTRFRLGEDLYIWWPEKERGVHVRIVYRRLGGPGNATEMGVEFLGDNDFWGAHFPGK